The Actinomadura sp. WMMB 499 genome includes a window with the following:
- a CDS encoding carbohydrate ABC transporter permease — MRARRVRRWLPGLLLVSPSIVAIGLFVYGLIFWNTRVAVSGKHDEVSPLGFDGGKNFVDLWDQPSWPGAVRNALVFTAVFVLGALLLGAFLAFLMDKGIRGEASFRVVYLFPMAVSFIAAGVVWRWLLNPAPADRAVGLNQLFHDAGLGSLANTWWQHPDWGMAAMALPAIWQMSGYVMALYLAGFRGVPEELREAARVDGASEWKVYRHVVFPQLRPVTLSALIILGHISLKVFDLIMAIAGKQIITYVPAVAAYVEIFDRHDPANGATIATYLLVAVAVLVVPYLVWTIRSERAR, encoded by the coding sequence GTGAGGGCGCGCCGCGTCCGGCGGTGGCTGCCGGGCCTGCTGCTGGTCTCCCCGTCCATCGTGGCGATCGGCCTGTTCGTCTACGGGCTGATCTTCTGGAACACGCGGGTCGCGGTGAGCGGCAAGCACGACGAGGTATCCCCGCTCGGGTTCGACGGCGGGAAGAACTTCGTCGACCTTTGGGACCAGCCCAGCTGGCCGGGCGCGGTGCGCAACGCGCTGGTGTTCACGGCCGTGTTCGTGCTGGGCGCGCTGCTGCTCGGCGCGTTCCTCGCGTTCCTGATGGACAAGGGCATCCGCGGGGAGGCGTCGTTCCGCGTCGTCTACCTGTTCCCCATGGCCGTGTCGTTCATCGCCGCCGGGGTGGTGTGGCGGTGGCTGCTCAACCCGGCGCCCGCCGACCGGGCCGTCGGCCTCAACCAGCTGTTCCACGACGCCGGGCTGGGGTCGCTGGCGAACACGTGGTGGCAGCACCCCGACTGGGGCATGGCCGCGATGGCGCTCCCAGCGATCTGGCAGATGTCCGGCTATGTCATGGCGCTGTACCTGGCCGGGTTCCGCGGCGTGCCCGAGGAGCTGCGCGAGGCGGCCCGGGTGGACGGCGCGTCCGAGTGGAAGGTCTACCGCCACGTCGTGTTCCCGCAGCTCCGCCCGGTGACGCTGTCCGCGCTGATCATCCTCGGGCACATCTCGCTGAAGGTGTTCGACCTGATCATGGCGATCGCGGGCAAGCAGATCATCACCTACGTCCCGGCCGTCGCCGCCTACGTGGAGATCTTCGACCGGCACGATCCGGCGAACGGCGCCACCATCGCCACGTACCTGCTGGTCGCGGTCGCCGTCCTCGTCGTCCCGTACCTGGTCTGGACGATCCGGTCGGAGCGGGCCCGGTGA
- a CDS encoding carbohydrate ABC transporter permease, producing MPAYVLLVTSFKPLQEAGPATAWNLPDRWSVSGWTAAWDQLRPGILNSFQIAIPGAVLAAVLGSMNGYVLSKWRFPGSDAVFTLFLFGMFIPYQAVMIPLAGLLTDMQIVGTIRGLVLVHVVYGIPICTLIFRNYYVSIPDELIEAARVDGAGMLRTYASVVLPLSAPAFAVTLIWQFTSIWNDFLFAVFLGAPDSWPVTVMLNNTAGSGAVAVQYNVQMASALLASLPTILVYLLLGRFFMRGLMAGALKG from the coding sequence ATGCCCGCGTACGTCCTGCTCGTGACCAGCTTCAAGCCGCTGCAGGAGGCCGGGCCCGCCACCGCGTGGAACCTGCCCGACCGGTGGAGCGTGTCGGGCTGGACGGCCGCGTGGGACCAGCTGCGCCCCGGCATCCTCAACAGCTTCCAGATCGCGATCCCGGGGGCGGTGCTCGCGGCCGTCCTCGGCTCGATGAACGGGTACGTGCTGTCGAAGTGGCGGTTCCCGGGGTCCGACGCCGTCTTCACGCTGTTCCTCTTCGGGATGTTCATCCCGTACCAGGCCGTGATGATCCCGCTCGCGGGGCTGCTCACCGACATGCAGATCGTCGGGACGATCCGGGGGCTCGTCCTCGTGCACGTCGTCTACGGCATCCCGATCTGCACGCTGATCTTCCGGAACTACTACGTCTCGATCCCGGACGAGCTGATCGAGGCGGCGCGCGTGGACGGCGCCGGGATGCTCCGCACGTACGCGTCCGTCGTCCTGCCGCTGTCGGCGCCCGCGTTCGCGGTGACGCTCATCTGGCAGTTCACCTCGATCTGGAACGACTTCCTGTTCGCCGTCTTCCTCGGCGCGCCGGACTCCTGGCCCGTCACCGTAATGCTGAACAACACCGCGGGTTCGGGCGCGGTCGCCGTCCAGTACAACGTGCAGATGGCGTCGGCGCTGCTGGCGTCGCTGCCGACGATCCTCGTCTACCTGCTGCTCGGCCGCTTCTTCATGCGCGGCCTGATGGCCGGCGCCCTCAAGGGGTGA
- a CDS encoding Uma2 family endonuclease produces MEVVSPASRSERTDRVRKVKEYAAIGIPQYWLVDVMPEPKVQVFALDEAARTYRLARTGTSGGMLDLEIEADQTISVSFDPKMLAETWQR; encoded by the coding sequence GTGGAAGTCGTTTCTCCCGCCAGTCGGAGCGAGCGCACCGACCGGGTCCGCAAGGTCAAGGAATACGCCGCGATCGGCATCCCCCAGTACTGGCTGGTGGACGTCATGCCCGAGCCGAAAGTCCAGGTCTTCGCCCTGGATGAAGCCGCGCGGACCTACCGGCTCGCACGGACGGGCACATCGGGAGGAATGCTCGACCTGGAGATCGAAGCCGATCAAACGATCAGCGTGAGCTTCGACCCGAAGATGCTCGCCGAGACCTGGCAACGCTGA
- the mug gene encoding G/U mismatch-specific DNA glycosylase: protein MRPTKADLEAARDRVVPDVLPAPGGTLRVLFSGINPGLYSGATGHHFARPGNRFWPALHASGFTGRLLAPSEQHLLPGFGLGITNLVRRTTARADELTPDELRDGGRRLRALVERHRPAYLAVAGVTAYRTAFGRPGTRIGPQDDTFGAARVWVLPNPSGLNASWSLDRIAAEFARLREAADALAADVG from the coding sequence ATGCGCCCGACGAAGGCCGATCTGGAGGCCGCCCGCGACCGTGTCGTCCCCGACGTCCTGCCCGCCCCCGGCGGGACGCTCCGCGTCCTGTTCAGCGGGATCAACCCGGGCCTGTACTCCGGCGCGACCGGGCACCACTTCGCCCGTCCGGGCAACCGCTTCTGGCCCGCCCTGCACGCCTCCGGGTTCACGGGCCGCCTGCTCGCGCCGTCCGAGCAGCACCTCCTGCCCGGGTTCGGCCTCGGCATCACGAACCTGGTGCGGCGCACGACCGCGCGTGCCGACGAGCTGACGCCGGACGAGCTCCGCGACGGCGGTCGGCGCCTGCGCGCGCTCGTCGAACGGCACCGGCCCGCCTACCTCGCCGTCGCGGGCGTGACCGCGTACCGCACCGCGTTCGGCCGTCCCGGCACGCGGATCGGCCCCCAGGACGACACGTTCGGCGCGGCCCGCGTGTGGGTCCTCCCGAACCCCAGCGGCCTCAACGCGAGCTGGTCCCTCGACCGCATCGCCGCCGAGTTCGCCCGCCTCCGCGAAGCCGCCGACGCCTTGGCGGCGGACGTCGGCTGA
- a CDS encoding sulfite exporter TauE/SafE family protein has protein sequence MDPNFLIVGGVAALLGAVVQSSVGLGVGLVATPVITMLFPSLMPGTILVVAAVLPLATLAQEARHVELRGIGWAFGGRVAGTPLGVWLVAAVPARALGVVIGFFVLAALAATAWTREVPRNRRTLTAAGLIAGTTGTASGIGGPPIALLYQRESGPRVRATLALFFVAGTLISLAALAAFGRLSGEQVTAGLTLVPFVLAGFFVAGPLRRYLDAGRLRIALLIVVGASAVTLIVRNLM, from the coding sequence GTGGATCCGAATTTTTTGATCGTCGGGGGAGTCGCGGCGCTGCTCGGCGCCGTCGTGCAGAGCAGCGTCGGGCTCGGCGTCGGGCTCGTCGCCACACCGGTCATCACGATGCTGTTCCCGTCCCTGATGCCCGGGACGATCCTCGTCGTGGCGGCCGTCCTGCCGCTGGCCACCCTCGCCCAGGAGGCGCGGCACGTCGAGCTGCGCGGCATCGGCTGGGCGTTCGGCGGGCGCGTCGCCGGGACGCCGCTCGGCGTCTGGCTGGTGGCCGCGGTGCCCGCCCGCGCCCTCGGCGTCGTGATCGGCTTCTTCGTGCTGGCCGCGCTCGCCGCCACCGCCTGGACGCGCGAGGTGCCGCGCAACCGCCGCACGCTCACCGCCGCCGGCCTGATCGCGGGCACCACCGGCACCGCGTCCGGCATCGGCGGCCCGCCGATCGCGCTGCTCTACCAGCGGGAGAGCGGCCCGCGCGTGCGCGCCACTCTCGCGCTGTTCTTCGTCGCCGGGACACTGATCTCGCTGGCCGCGCTCGCCGCGTTCGGGCGGCTCTCCGGGGAGCAGGTCACCGCCGGGCTCACGCTCGTCCCGTTCGTCCTGGCCGGGTTCTTCGTCGCCGGGCCGCTCCGCCGCTACCTGGACGCCGGGCGCCTGCGCATCGCGCTGCTGATCGTCGTCGGTGCGTCCGCCGTGACGCTGATCGTCCGTAACCTGATGTGA
- a CDS encoding aldo/keto reductase, with amino-acid sequence MADTTKKIGDLDVSGLCLGGNVFGWTADRDTSFQLLDAYAASGGNFVDTADSYMAHRPGGKGGESEEIIGEWTKARGNRDDIVIATKVGNHPERKGLSAANIRAAADDSLRRLRTDRIDLYYTHRDDESVPVEEIMRALDELVRAGKVRQIAVSNIGLERLEASLAFAECEGTARYTGIQPHYNLVSRDTYEGARRDIAERYGLACMPYYGLASGFLTGKYRPGTEVDSVRAGGAAKHLETERGRRVLQALDEIARESGKAHATVALAWLAARPTVAAPIASARTMEQLPPLLDVPHTTLTADQLSRLTEASA; translated from the coding sequence ATGGCTGACACCACGAAGAAGATCGGCGACCTCGACGTCTCCGGGCTGTGCCTGGGCGGCAACGTGTTCGGCTGGACGGCCGACCGCGACACCTCGTTCCAGCTCCTGGACGCCTACGCGGCGTCCGGCGGGAACTTCGTCGACACCGCCGACTCGTACATGGCGCACCGCCCCGGCGGCAAGGGCGGCGAGTCCGAGGAGATCATCGGGGAGTGGACGAAGGCGCGCGGCAACCGCGACGACATCGTCATCGCGACCAAGGTCGGCAACCACCCCGAGCGGAAGGGGCTGTCGGCGGCCAACATCAGGGCGGCGGCGGACGACTCCCTGCGGCGGCTGCGCACCGACCGCATCGACCTGTACTACACGCACCGCGACGACGAGTCGGTCCCCGTCGAGGAGATCATGAGGGCGCTGGACGAGCTGGTGCGGGCCGGCAAGGTCCGGCAGATCGCCGTGTCGAACATCGGGCTCGAGCGGCTGGAGGCGTCGCTGGCGTTCGCCGAGTGCGAGGGCACGGCGAGGTACACGGGGATCCAGCCGCACTACAACCTCGTCTCCCGCGACACCTACGAGGGCGCGCGCCGCGACATCGCCGAACGGTACGGGCTCGCCTGCATGCCGTACTACGGCCTCGCCTCCGGGTTCCTCACGGGCAAGTACCGTCCGGGCACCGAGGTCGACAGCGTGCGCGCCGGGGGCGCGGCCAAGCACCTGGAGACCGAGCGCGGACGCCGCGTGCTGCAGGCGCTCGACGAGATCGCGCGGGAGTCGGGCAAGGCCCACGCGACCGTCGCGCTCGCGTGGCTGGCGGCCCGGCCGACCGTCGCGGCGCCCATCGCGAGCGCCCGCACGATGGAGCAGCTCCCGCCGCTGCTGGACGTCCCGCACACGACGCTCACCGCCGACCAGCTGAGCCGCCTCACCGAGGCCTCCGCCTGA
- a CDS encoding response regulator transcription factor — protein MTVRVLLADDQEMVREGFSVLLGAQPGIEVVGEAADGHEAVARVAELAPDVVLMDVRMPGMDGLEATRRISATTKVIVLTTFDLDEYVYGALRAGAAGFLLKKASAGALAEAVRVVADGEALLAPSVTRRLIAEFTRLGGPRAPRRERLGRLTERETEVLALVAHGLSNGEIAGRLVLAEQTVKTHVSNILAKLDLRDRTQAVVHAYETGLVRPGPDAR, from the coding sequence GTGACCGTCAGGGTGCTGCTGGCCGACGACCAGGAGATGGTCCGCGAGGGGTTCTCGGTGCTGCTCGGCGCGCAGCCCGGCATCGAGGTGGTCGGCGAGGCCGCCGACGGGCACGAGGCCGTCGCCCGGGTCGCCGAGCTGGCGCCCGACGTCGTCCTGATGGACGTGCGAATGCCCGGCATGGACGGCCTGGAGGCCACCCGGCGGATCTCCGCGACCACGAAGGTCATCGTGCTGACCACGTTCGACCTGGACGAGTACGTGTACGGGGCGCTGCGCGCCGGCGCCGCCGGGTTCCTGCTGAAGAAGGCGTCCGCCGGCGCCCTCGCCGAGGCGGTGCGCGTCGTCGCGGACGGCGAGGCGCTGCTGGCCCCGTCGGTCACCCGCCGCCTGATCGCCGAGTTCACCCGGCTCGGCGGCCCCCGCGCGCCGCGCCGCGAGCGGCTCGGACGGCTGACCGAGCGGGAGACCGAGGTCCTCGCCCTCGTCGCGCACGGCCTGTCCAACGGCGAGATCGCCGGACGGCTCGTGCTGGCCGAGCAGACCGTGAAGACGCACGTCAGCAACATCCTCGCCAAGCTCGACCTGCGCGACCGCACGCAGGCCGTCGTGCACGCCTACGAGACCGGCCTCGTCCGCCCGGGCCCCGACGCGCGCTGA
- a CDS encoding sensor histidine kinase has translation MTVGAAVRNVWRDLSPAAGPPLMPLDVPFRPRLAAWLPHALVVAGALVLAGSSWHILLTDYALPNGWAATLSLVHASALVLCVFRPMAGWWLSLALATVTALAVASPEPDGGPLWAGPSLSTHLAVLALVALRVPARVAAQMWALTAAAATGLAVALSGRDDSPEGPSRPGPPAIEPLVRDAFPSLTEVLLVTGTVLLAAAALRGRGDALRGLARERQRRALLEERARIARELHDVVAHHMSVVAVQAEAAPYRVAEVPDELARSLATIRANALEAIDELHRVLGLLRAEDGPAADAAPQPTLDGLDGLVDGLRATGLAVDLRVSGERPAIAPALEVSAYRIVQEALSNVLRHAPGAAARVVVAHRPDRVELTIDNGPSPARRRFRRDGPGTGYWGCGNAPRCWAASWPRARARTADSR, from the coding sequence ATGACGGTCGGGGCGGCTGTGCGGAACGTGTGGCGGGACCTGTCCCCGGCCGCCGGTCCTCCGCTGATGCCGCTGGACGTGCCGTTCCGGCCCCGGCTCGCAGCCTGGCTGCCGCACGCGCTCGTCGTCGCCGGCGCGCTGGTGCTGGCGGGGTCGTCCTGGCACATCCTGCTCACCGACTACGCGCTGCCCAACGGGTGGGCGGCGACGCTGAGCCTCGTGCACGCGTCCGCCCTGGTGCTCTGCGTGTTCCGGCCGATGGCCGGCTGGTGGCTGTCGCTGGCGCTGGCGACGGTGACCGCGCTCGCCGTCGCGTCCCCGGAGCCGGACGGCGGGCCGCTGTGGGCGGGACCGAGCCTGTCGACGCACCTCGCGGTGCTCGCGCTGGTCGCGCTGCGCGTGCCCGCCCGCGTGGCGGCGCAGATGTGGGCGCTCACCGCGGCCGCCGCGACCGGACTGGCGGTCGCGCTGTCCGGCCGGGACGATTCGCCGGAGGGGCCGTCGCGGCCGGGCCCTCCGGCGATCGAACCGCTCGTCCGCGACGCGTTCCCGAGCCTTACCGAGGTGCTCCTCGTGACCGGCACGGTGCTGCTGGCGGCGGCGGCGCTGCGGGGACGGGGCGACGCGCTGCGCGGGCTGGCCCGGGAACGGCAGCGGCGGGCGCTGCTGGAAGAGCGCGCCCGGATCGCGCGGGAGCTCCACGACGTGGTCGCGCACCACATGTCCGTGGTCGCCGTCCAGGCCGAGGCCGCCCCGTACCGGGTGGCGGAGGTGCCGGACGAGTTGGCGCGCAGCCTGGCCACCATCCGCGCGAACGCGCTGGAGGCGATCGACGAGCTGCACCGCGTCCTCGGCCTGCTGCGGGCGGAGGACGGCCCGGCCGCCGACGCCGCGCCCCAGCCGACGCTGGACGGGCTGGACGGGCTCGTCGACGGCCTCCGCGCGACCGGCCTGGCCGTCGACCTGCGGGTGTCGGGGGAGCGGCCCGCGATCGCCCCCGCCCTCGAGGTGTCGGCGTACCGGATCGTGCAGGAGGCGCTGAGCAACGTCCTGCGCCACGCGCCCGGCGCCGCCGCCCGGGTCGTCGTCGCCCACCGCCCGGACCGGGTCGAGCTGACGATCGACAACGGCCCGTCCCCCGCGCGGCGGCGCTTCCGGCGGGACGGACCGGGCACGGGATACTGGGGATGCGGGAACGCGCCGCGATGCTGGGCGGCGAGCTGGCCGCGGGCCCGCGCCCGGACGGCGGATTCACGGTGA
- the acnA gene encoding aconitate hydratase AcnA, with amino-acid sequence MSANSFGSLSKLQVGDKSYDIYRLDAVEGSARLPYSLKVLLENLLRTEDGANVTADHIRALAGWDAEAQPSKEIQFTPARVIMQDFTGVPCVVDLATMREAVRDLGGDASKINPLAPAEMVIDHSVIVDYFGSPDAFERNVQVEYERNKERYQFLRWGQTAFDEFKVVPPGTGIVHQVNIEHLARVVFDRNGTAYPDTCVGTDSHTTMENGIGVLGWGVGGIEAEAAMLGQPISMLIPRVVGFKLTGELPAGTTATDLVLTITEMLREHGVVGKFVEFYGEGVAALPLANRATIGNMSPEFGSTCAIFPVDQETTKYLRLTGRSEEQIALVEAYAKEQGMWLDPSVEPDFSEYLELDLSTVVPSLAGPKRPQDRIAVSEAKETWRRDVQNYVSSIQGPADEASNESFPASDAPAISHGGNGDKPREHAANGAGRPHNRVQVTLDDGTKFELDHGHVAVAAITSCTNTSNPYVMVGAALLAKNAVEKGLTRKPWVKTSLAPGSQVVTDYFERAGLTPYLDKIGYNLVGYGCTTCIGNTGPLQPEISKAVNDNDLAVTAVLSGNRNFEGRISPDVKMNYLASPPLVIAYALAGTMDIDILNDPIADGTDGPVYLRDIWPAPEDVAAIVESSIGQDMFTSSYADVFKGDDRWRGLDIPTGKLFEWDPASTYVRKAPYFDGMAAEPEPVTDIHGARVLAKLGDSVTTDHISPAGAIKVGTPAAQYLQDSGVAVKDFNSYGSRRGNHEVMIRGTFANIRLRNQLLDGVEGGFTRDFTQADAPQSYIYDAAQNYAAQGTPLVVIAGKEYGSGSSRDWAAKGTALLGVRAVIAQSYERIHRSNLIGLGVLPLQFKDGESAETLGLDGTETFDITGVTALNEGGVPEEVTVQANGTEFRAVVRIDTPGEADYYRNGGILQYVLRSLIRK; translated from the coding sequence GTGTCCGCGAACAGCTTCGGCAGCCTTAGCAAGCTGCAGGTGGGCGACAAGTCCTACGACATCTACCGGCTGGACGCCGTCGAGGGCTCGGCCCGTCTCCCGTACAGCCTCAAGGTGCTGCTGGAGAACCTGCTGCGCACCGAGGACGGTGCGAACGTCACCGCCGACCACATCCGCGCGCTCGCCGGGTGGGACGCCGAGGCGCAGCCGAGCAAGGAGATCCAGTTCACCCCCGCGCGGGTGATCATGCAGGACTTCACCGGCGTGCCCTGCGTGGTGGACCTGGCGACGATGCGCGAGGCCGTCCGCGACCTCGGCGGCGACGCCTCCAAGATCAACCCGCTGGCGCCGGCCGAGATGGTCATCGACCACTCCGTCATCGTCGACTACTTCGGCTCGCCGGACGCGTTCGAGCGCAACGTGCAGGTCGAGTACGAGCGCAACAAGGAGCGCTACCAGTTCCTGCGCTGGGGCCAGACGGCGTTCGACGAGTTCAAGGTCGTGCCGCCCGGCACCGGCATCGTCCACCAGGTGAACATCGAGCACCTGGCCCGCGTGGTGTTCGACCGCAACGGCACGGCCTACCCCGACACGTGCGTCGGCACCGACTCGCACACCACGATGGAGAACGGCATCGGCGTCCTCGGCTGGGGCGTCGGCGGCATCGAGGCGGAGGCCGCGATGCTCGGCCAGCCGATCTCGATGCTCATCCCGCGCGTCGTCGGCTTCAAGCTGACCGGCGAGCTGCCGGCCGGGACGACCGCGACCGACCTCGTGCTCACCATCACCGAGATGCTGCGCGAGCACGGCGTCGTCGGCAAGTTCGTGGAGTTCTACGGCGAGGGCGTCGCGGCGCTGCCGCTGGCCAACCGCGCCACCATCGGCAACATGAGCCCCGAGTTCGGCTCCACCTGCGCGATCTTCCCGGTCGACCAGGAGACGACGAAGTACCTGCGCCTCACCGGCCGCAGCGAGGAGCAGATCGCGCTCGTCGAGGCGTACGCCAAGGAGCAGGGCATGTGGCTCGACCCGTCGGTCGAGCCCGACTTCTCCGAGTACCTCGAGCTGGACCTGTCGACGGTCGTCCCGTCGCTGGCCGGCCCGAAGCGCCCGCAGGACCGCATCGCCGTCTCCGAGGCCAAGGAGACCTGGCGCCGCGACGTGCAGAACTACGTCAGCAGCATCCAGGGCCCGGCGGACGAGGCGTCCAACGAGTCGTTCCCCGCCTCCGACGCCCCGGCGATCAGCCACGGCGGCAACGGCGACAAGCCCCGCGAGCACGCGGCGAACGGCGCGGGCCGCCCGCACAACCGCGTGCAGGTCACGCTGGACGACGGTACGAAGTTCGAGCTCGACCACGGGCACGTCGCCGTCGCGGCCATCACGTCCTGCACCAACACCTCGAACCCGTACGTGATGGTCGGCGCGGCGCTGCTGGCCAAGAACGCCGTCGAGAAGGGCCTCACCCGCAAGCCGTGGGTGAAGACCTCCCTCGCCCCCGGGTCGCAGGTCGTCACCGACTACTTCGAGCGCGCGGGCCTCACCCCCTACCTCGACAAGATCGGCTACAACCTCGTCGGGTACGGCTGCACGACCTGCATCGGCAACACCGGCCCGCTGCAGCCGGAGATCTCCAAGGCGGTCAACGACAACGACCTCGCGGTCACGGCCGTCCTGTCCGGTAACCGGAACTTCGAGGGCCGCATCAGCCCGGACGTGAAGATGAACTACCTCGCGTCCCCGCCGCTGGTCATCGCCTACGCCCTCGCCGGGACGATGGACATCGACATCCTCAACGACCCGATCGCCGACGGCACCGACGGCCCGGTCTACCTGCGCGACATCTGGCCCGCGCCGGAGGACGTCGCCGCGATCGTCGAGTCGTCCATCGGCCAGGACATGTTCACCAGCAGCTACGCCGACGTCTTCAAGGGCGACGACCGGTGGCGCGGCCTCGACATCCCGACCGGCAAGCTGTTCGAGTGGGACCCGGCGTCCACCTACGTCCGCAAGGCCCCGTACTTCGACGGGATGGCCGCCGAGCCCGAGCCGGTCACCGACATCCACGGCGCGCGCGTCCTGGCGAAGCTGGGCGACTCGGTCACCACCGACCACATCTCCCCGGCCGGGGCGATCAAGGTCGGCACGCCCGCCGCGCAGTACCTGCAGGACAGCGGCGTCGCGGTGAAGGACTTCAACTCCTACGGCTCGCGCCGCGGCAACCACGAGGTGATGATCCGCGGCACGTTCGCCAACATCCGGCTGCGCAACCAGCTCCTGGACGGCGTCGAGGGCGGCTTCACCCGCGACTTCACCCAGGCGGACGCGCCGCAGTCCTACATCTACGACGCCGCGCAGAACTACGCCGCGCAGGGCACCCCGCTCGTCGTCATCGCGGGCAAGGAGTACGGCTCCGGCTCGTCCCGCGACTGGGCCGCCAAGGGCACCGCGCTGCTCGGCGTCCGCGCCGTCATCGCGCAGTCCTACGAGCGCATCCACCGCTCGAACCTGATCGGCCTCGGCGTCCTGCCGCTGCAGTTCAAGGACGGCGAGTCCGCCGAGACGCTCGGCCTGGACGGCACCGAGACGTTCGACATCACCGGCGTCACGGCGCTGAACGAGGGCGGCGTCCCCGAGGAGGTCACGGTGCAGGCGAACGGCACGGAGTTCCGCGCCGTCGTCCGCATCGACACCCCCGGCGAGGCGGACTACTACCGCAACGGCGGCATCCTGCAGTACGTGCTGCGGAGCCTCATCCGCAAGTAA
- a CDS encoding helix-turn-helix transcriptional regulator, translated as MTARAMADFLRSRRDRLRPADVGLPGGGRRRAPGLRRAEVAMLAGISPDYYMRLEQGRTIRPSPSVLDALARALVLSDDERGHLYRLAGDEPAPLVPSGGPVDAGVLRLLDVIGGVPAYVTNGRLDVLAWNRLATALLPGLAEMPAERRNMLRFALCDPRARDFYLDWERVARHGIAQLRTATGRDPGDPANEALIRELAGASPRFGEWWERQDVRGPGTGRKEYRHPVVGRLSLDYVGMVLPGTVDHQFVTLTAAEGSPSQAALDELAAGL; from the coding sequence ATGACGGCGCGCGCGATGGCGGACTTCCTGCGGTCCCGGCGGGACCGGCTCCGGCCCGCGGACGTCGGGCTGCCCGGCGGCGGGCGCCGGCGGGCGCCGGGGCTGCGGCGCGCGGAGGTCGCGATGCTGGCGGGCATCAGCCCCGACTACTACATGCGGCTGGAGCAGGGGCGCACGATCCGCCCGTCGCCGTCCGTGCTGGACGCGCTGGCGCGGGCGCTCGTGCTGAGCGACGACGAGCGCGGCCACCTGTACCGGCTGGCGGGCGACGAGCCCGCGCCGCTCGTCCCGTCCGGCGGGCCGGTGGACGCGGGCGTCCTGCGGCTGCTGGACGTGATCGGCGGGGTCCCGGCCTACGTGACCAACGGCCGGCTGGACGTGCTGGCCTGGAACCGGCTGGCAACCGCGCTCCTCCCGGGACTCGCCGAGATGCCGGCGGAACGGCGCAACATGCTGCGGTTCGCGTTGTGCGACCCGCGCGCCCGCGACTTCTACCTCGACTGGGAGCGCGTGGCCCGGCACGGCATCGCGCAGCTGCGCACCGCGACCGGCCGCGATCCGGGCGATCCGGCGAACGAGGCGCTGATCCGGGAGCTGGCCGGGGCGAGCCCGCGGTTCGGCGAGTGGTGGGAGCGGCAGGACGTGCGGGGGCCGGGCACCGGCCGCAAGGAGTACCGCCATCCGGTCGTCGGGCGACTCTCGCTCGACTATGTGGGCATGGTCCTGCCGGGGACGGTCGACCACCAGTTCGTCACGCTGACCGCCGCGGAGGGCAGCCCGTCCCAGGCGGCCCTGGACGAGCTGGCGGCCGGGCTGTGA
- a CDS encoding aldo/keto reductase — translation MRFRTLGENGPRVSALGYGAMTLSPGTYGDVAEGDAAGTLLAALDADVTFVDTADIYGGGHGERLIGRTLAGRLDEIVLATKFGGNQDGNGILIPGMGRPEYVRRALEASLARLGAERVDLYYVHRLDPSTPIEETAGTLAELIAEGKIGGYGLSEMSARTVRRAHAVHPVTAVQTEYSPFNRDPEREILPACDELGIGFVAYSPLGRGILGGNVRGSADLEAGDWRRRNPRFRDGNLARNVSLADRVAALAAEHGVTSAQLALAWLMHRGTVPIPGTRRAANARANAAAADLDLDAAAFARLEDLVPPGAAAGAQGNEAYMANIDA, via the coding sequence GTGCGCTTCCGCACTCTGGGGGAGAACGGGCCGCGCGTGTCGGCCCTCGGCTACGGCGCGATGACCCTGTCGCCGGGCACCTACGGGGACGTCGCCGAGGGCGACGCCGCCGGGACCCTGCTGGCCGCGCTGGACGCGGACGTCACGTTCGTCGACACCGCCGACATCTACGGCGGCGGGCACGGCGAGCGGCTGATCGGCCGCACGCTCGCGGGCCGGCTGGACGAGATCGTCCTGGCCACCAAGTTCGGCGGGAACCAGGACGGGAACGGGATCCTGATCCCGGGCATGGGCCGTCCCGAGTACGTCCGGCGGGCGCTGGAGGCCAGCCTCGCCCGGCTCGGCGCCGAGCGCGTCGACCTGTACTACGTGCACCGGCTCGACCCGTCCACGCCGATCGAGGAGACCGCCGGGACGCTCGCCGAGCTGATCGCCGAGGGGAAGATCGGCGGGTACGGGCTGTCGGAGATGTCGGCCCGGACCGTCCGCCGGGCGCACGCCGTCCACCCGGTCACGGCCGTCCAGACCGAGTACTCCCCGTTCAACCGCGATCCCGAGCGCGAGATCCTCCCCGCCTGCGACGAGCTGGGCATCGGGTTCGTCGCGTACAGCCCGCTGGGCCGCGGCATCCTGGGCGGGAACGTCCGCGGGTCCGCCGACCTGGAGGCGGGCGACTGGCGCCGCCGCAACCCGCGCTTCCGGGACGGCAACCTCGCCCGCAACGTCTCGCTCGCCGACCGGGTCGCCGCGCTGGCCGCCGAGCACGGCGTCACGTCCGCGCAGCTCGCGCTGGCGTGGCTGATGCACCGCGGCACCGTCCCGATCCCCGGGACGCGCCGCGCCGCCAACGCCCGCGCCAACGCGGCCGCCGCCGATCTCGACCTGGACGCGGCGGCGTTCGCGCGGCTGGAGGACCTGGTCCCGCCCGGCGCGGCGGCGGGCGCCCAGGGCAACGAGGCGTACATGGCGAACATCGACGCCTAG